One genomic segment of Mycolicibacterium gilvum includes these proteins:
- a CDS encoding diguanylate cyclase domain-containing protein, which translates to MRRLLAGASRVGAGVVLGPTEDGVGADRYTGAELPVLRALLHISDAVLRAQYFDEVLEVIADQARVALRAATVSICRLEPELSALRILHNAGRLAPQEQRWPQNDLYPVAPDSTIHTLLAKGIAYANSLDDPGCPVESREVLTSLGKESEVAAPVMVGGSMWGTLWVTGVDGRRFDDGDILLLQAIAAQTALAIGRSELLSTVWRFAFEDPLTGIANRRAIDQRLAEIDWDTTYPVVLMCDLDDFKRINDRNGHPAGDDLLRVVATELKRLTETIDGAFAGRLGGDEFCVLLPDATLVAAQIFALDATKALRSATDLDVTLSWGAAAAGPQVRSGSDLLAAADAALLEAKRQGPARFSTGMSTPVVHSGLDRRARDVKRTAGVTELVGDLVTILDEQPDLTTVGALEVLAVQVQQVLGTAAWALSECGEDRHSLRSLRSVDSVLHEDSGLSVLTDLGPSSYALADYPASARAVSDGTAFVAAVDLENSDPAEKALVAQLGYRAVLGVGVPAGSTSYLLEFFSRDGHRDLIEIAPLVRVLANYCVSRVSGTR; encoded by the coding sequence TTGCGCCGCCTTCTCGCCGGCGCGTCGAGGGTGGGTGCAGGGGTGGTGTTGGGTCCGACGGAAGACGGTGTTGGCGCGGATCGCTACACCGGTGCTGAACTTCCCGTATTGCGGGCGCTGCTGCACATCTCGGATGCCGTGTTGCGGGCGCAGTATTTCGACGAGGTGCTGGAGGTCATCGCCGACCAGGCCAGGGTCGCGCTTCGAGCCGCGACGGTGTCGATCTGCCGGTTGGAGCCCGAACTCAGCGCCCTGCGGATTCTGCACAACGCGGGCAGACTGGCCCCCCAAGAACAGCGCTGGCCGCAGAACGACCTCTATCCCGTCGCGCCGGACTCCACGATTCACACCCTTCTGGCGAAGGGCATCGCGTATGCGAACTCCCTCGACGATCCGGGCTGTCCCGTGGAGTCCCGCGAGGTGCTGACGTCGCTGGGCAAGGAGAGCGAGGTCGCCGCTCCGGTGATGGTCGGCGGGTCGATGTGGGGAACGCTGTGGGTGACCGGCGTCGACGGCCGTCGGTTCGACGACGGCGACATCCTGCTGCTGCAGGCCATCGCCGCGCAGACCGCCTTGGCGATCGGACGGTCCGAATTGTTGAGCACCGTATGGCGATTCGCGTTCGAGGATCCCCTCACCGGCATCGCCAACAGACGCGCCATCGATCAGCGTCTCGCCGAGATCGACTGGGACACCACATATCCGGTCGTGCTGATGTGCGACCTGGACGACTTCAAACGGATCAACGACCGTAACGGGCATCCCGCCGGAGATGATCTGCTGCGGGTGGTCGCGACGGAACTGAAGCGGCTGACCGAGACGATCGACGGCGCCTTCGCGGGCCGGCTGGGCGGCGACGAGTTCTGTGTGCTGCTTCCGGATGCGACGTTGGTGGCCGCGCAGATTTTCGCGTTGGATGCGACCAAGGCGTTGCGCAGCGCAACGGATCTCGACGTGACCCTGTCGTGGGGCGCGGCCGCGGCGGGACCGCAGGTCCGCAGTGGCAGTGACCTGCTGGCCGCCGCGGATGCCGCGCTGTTGGAGGCCAAGAGGCAGGGTCCGGCCCGGTTCAGCACCGGGATGTCCACGCCGGTGGTACACAGCGGGCTCGACCGCCGCGCCCGGGACGTCAAGCGGACAGCAGGGGTGACCGAGCTCGTCGGCGACCTGGTCACGATCCTCGACGAGCAGCCCGACCTGACGACGGTCGGCGCGCTGGAAGTTCTTGCGGTGCAGGTTCAACAGGTTCTGGGCACCGCGGCCTGGGCGCTCTCCGAATGCGGGGAGGACCGCCACTCGTTGCGGTCGTTACGCAGCGTGGACAGTGTGCTGCACGAGGATTCAGGACTGTCCGTGCTGACCGATCTCGGGCCCTCGTCGTACGCACTCGCGGATTATCCGGCCTCTGCCCGCGCGGTCAGCGACGGGACGGCGTTCGTAGCGGCGGTCGACCTGGAGAATTCGGACCCGGCCGAGAAGGCGCTGGTCGCGCAGCTCGGGTACCGTGCCGTCCTCGGGGTGGGCGTTCCGGCGGGCAGTACGTCGTACCTGTTGGAGTTCTTCTCCCGCGACGGGCACCGGGATCTCATCGAGATCGCCCCTCTGGTAAGGGTTCTCGCGAACTACTGCGTATCGCGGGTCAGCGGAACCCGGTAG
- a CDS encoding CobW family GTP-binding protein, producing MQPIPVIALTGYLGAGKTTLLNHVLRSPDARIGVVINDFGELNVDAGLVTGQVDEPASIAGGCICCLPDEGGLDVALERLADPKLRLDAIIVEASGLADPVAVSRIIRFSGVDGIRPGGVVDVLDAATHFDTIDRDDAPPARYGAATLVVVNKLDRVPAAERAATMERFESRIRPVNPHAYVVGVTAGRIDPTLLYDIAAATPESGQLSFRELLVDTGAHDHDHTHADSVTVVSDGCVDPDAVIDLLEEPPAGVYRMKGTIAVRYRASTRRYTVNVVGPSVHIAVAPAQAQSNSLVAIGMGLDTAQVRDRMRSALTSVSGPAAPQGIRRLQRYRRLSI from the coding sequence GTGCAGCCGATACCCGTCATCGCCCTGACCGGCTATCTCGGGGCGGGCAAGACGACTCTCCTCAACCACGTCCTGCGCAGTCCCGATGCCCGGATTGGTGTCGTCATCAACGACTTTGGCGAACTCAACGTCGACGCGGGCCTGGTGACCGGGCAGGTCGACGAGCCCGCATCGATCGCCGGGGGATGCATCTGCTGCCTTCCCGACGAAGGCGGATTGGACGTCGCCCTCGAGCGTCTGGCCGACCCGAAACTGCGCCTCGACGCGATCATCGTCGAGGCGAGTGGGCTGGCCGATCCGGTCGCGGTGTCCCGGATCATCAGGTTCAGCGGCGTCGACGGTATCCGGCCCGGCGGGGTGGTGGATGTCCTCGACGCCGCCACCCACTTCGACACGATCGACCGCGACGACGCTCCGCCGGCCCGCTACGGCGCCGCCACCCTGGTGGTCGTCAACAAACTCGACCGGGTACCGGCCGCGGAGCGTGCCGCGACGATGGAGCGCTTCGAGAGCCGGATCCGCCCGGTGAACCCGCACGCCTACGTCGTCGGTGTCACCGCGGGACGGATCGACCCGACACTGCTGTACGACATCGCCGCCGCGACGCCCGAGAGCGGCCAGTTGTCGTTCCGCGAGTTGCTGGTCGACACCGGCGCACACGATCACGACCACACCCATGCCGACTCGGTGACCGTCGTCTCCGACGGATGCGTCGACCCGGACGCGGTCATCGACCTACTCGAGGAGCCGCCCGCCGGCGTCTACCGGATGAAGGGCACGATCGCTGTGCGCTACCGCGCGAGCACCCGCCGGTACACGGTCAACGTGGTCGGGCCGTCGGTGCACATCGCCGTCGCGCCCGCGCAGGCCCAATCCAACAGTCTGGTCGCGATCGGTATGGGCCTCGACACCGCCCAGGTGCGCGACCGGATGCGCTCCGCACTCACGTCGGTCTCGGGTCCCGCAGCGCCACAAGGCATCCGGCGTCTCCAACGCTATCGCCGGCTGAGTATCTGA
- a CDS encoding DUF1697 domain-containing protein, with protein sequence MGSTRYAALLRGINVGGRNKITMADLRAAFSEAGFGGVSTYIQSGNVAFESGRRRASLESDIETLLADRLQSPPVVVVRSHAEMRAIVEEAPADFVARTVDHHRDVVFLKEPLTADRALEVIQVRDGVDEVWPGPGVVYFTRVSAERTRSMMNRIVGKPEYRLMTIRNWATTSQMLSILDGMG encoded by the coding sequence ATGGGGTCGACGCGGTATGCGGCACTGCTCCGGGGCATCAACGTCGGAGGCCGGAACAAGATCACGATGGCCGACCTGCGCGCGGCGTTCTCGGAGGCGGGCTTCGGCGGTGTCAGCACCTACATCCAGTCCGGCAACGTCGCTTTCGAGTCCGGCCGGCGTCGGGCGTCGCTGGAGTCCGACATCGAGACGCTGTTGGCCGACAGGCTGCAGAGTCCGCCGGTCGTGGTGGTGCGCTCCCATGCGGAGATGCGCGCCATCGTCGAGGAGGCGCCCGCCGACTTCGTCGCCCGCACCGTGGACCACCACCGCGATGTGGTCTTCCTGAAGGAGCCGCTGACCGCCGATCGGGCACTGGAGGTGATCCAGGTGCGCGACGGCGTCGACGAGGTCTGGCCCGGCCCGGGGGTGGTCTACTTCACCCGTGTGAGCGCCGAGCGGACCAGGAGCATGATGAACCGGATCGTCGGCAAGCCCGAGTACCGGCTGATGACCATCCGCAACTGGGCCACGACGTCGCAGATGCTGTCGATCCTCGACGGTATGGGCTAA
- a CDS encoding DUF2237 family protein: MAERNVLGGPLDPCGTEPLTGFYRDGCCSTGDEDRGRHTICGVVTADFLAHQRSIGNDLSTPMPAYRFPGLVPGDRWCVTALNWLRAHEDGHACPVVLASTHERTLDSVPLEVLRRYAVDVPDDLADL, from the coding sequence ATGGCGGAGCGAAACGTTCTCGGCGGGCCGTTGGACCCTTGCGGCACCGAACCTTTGACCGGGTTCTACCGGGACGGCTGTTGCAGCACCGGCGACGAGGACCGCGGCCGTCACACGATCTGCGGTGTGGTGACCGCGGATTTCCTCGCCCATCAGCGGTCGATCGGCAACGACCTGTCGACACCGATGCCGGCCTACCGGTTCCCCGGCCTCGTCCCCGGGGACCGGTGGTGCGTGACAGCGCTCAATTGGCTTCGCGCACATGAGGACGGGCATGCCTGCCCGGTCGTGCTGGCCTCGACCCACGAGCGCACCCTGGACTCGGTGCCATTGGAGGTGCTGCGGCGCTACGCCGTCGATGTCCCCGACGACCTCGCCGATCTCTAG
- a CDS encoding DUF4333 domain-containing protein yields the protein MVKTLAVSCGAALALSACSFSIGGLDYDKLESGITEQLNNSYSSLGLSVSSVECPETSPGPKKGESLECSAQVGGQTVRVDATVTDDDYNVNFKTIDTLYDLPTVADTLTESVSEQVGFDVTVDCGSGLKAVEVGTTFDCTAADPQGEERTVQVTAAPVGEDDSWELLG from the coding sequence ATGGTCAAGACCCTGGCGGTGTCCTGCGGCGCGGCTCTGGCACTGAGCGCGTGCTCGTTCTCGATCGGGGGTCTCGACTACGACAAACTCGAAAGCGGGATCACCGAACAGCTCAACAACTCGTACTCGTCGCTCGGACTGTCGGTCTCCAGCGTGGAGTGCCCCGAGACATCACCCGGCCCGAAGAAGGGCGAGAGCCTGGAGTGCTCGGCACAGGTGGGCGGGCAGACGGTGCGTGTCGACGCGACGGTCACCGACGACGACTACAACGTCAACTTCAAGACCATCGACACGCTCTACGATCTCCCGACCGTCGCCGACACCCTGACCGAGAGCGTGTCCGAACAGGTCGGATTCGATGTCACCGTGGACTGCGGATCGGGCCTCAAGGCGGTCGAGGTCGGCACGACGTTCGACTGCACCGCTGCCGACCCGCAGGGCGAGGAACGCACCGTGCAGGTGACGGCCGCACCGGTCGGTGAGGACGACAGCTGGGAGCTGCTCGGTTAG